A genome region from Planctomycetaceae bacterium includes the following:
- a CDS encoding DUF4886 domain-containing protein yields MLRAISIAAALAALTGAALLCGAPGGTVMAAGKTTPLRVLFVGNSYIFVNDLPAMIQAMAAAAGQSRRLEYTLNAPGGCTLQRHWESTGVRKQIAAGTWDVVVLQEQSQMPFVRAEVFQKFAALLAKEAAAAGAKPLFYQTWARKDAPQTQEALTREYAAAARSSGGAMAPVGEAFAACRRQHPGIGLYHSDGSHPSVAGTYLAACIFYRVLYNADPRGLPAKLSAAGKTLANLAEPQAQALQALAWEIAGEAPSPTTQEAPAPKSSADK; encoded by the coding sequence ATGCTGCGAGCAATATCCATAGCGGCGGCTCTTGCCGCTCTGACGGGCGCCGCCCTGCTCTGCGGCGCGCCGGGAGGCACTGTGATGGCCGCCGGAAAAACCACGCCGTTGCGCGTGCTGTTCGTGGGCAACAGCTACATCTTCGTCAACGACCTGCCGGCGATGATCCAGGCGATGGCCGCGGCCGCCGGTCAGTCGCGGCGGTTGGAATATACCCTCAACGCTCCGGGCGGATGCACGCTGCAGCGGCACTGGGAGAGCACCGGCGTTCGCAAGCAGATCGCCGCGGGCACGTGGGACGTCGTCGTGCTCCAGGAACAAAGCCAGATGCCCTTCGTGCGGGCCGAGGTCTTCCAGAAGTTCGCGGCGCTGCTGGCCAAGGAAGCCGCCGCAGCCGGCGCCAAGCCCCTCTTCTACCAGACCTGGGCGCGCAAAGACGCCCCACAGACGCAGGAAGCCCTGACGCGCGAGTACGCCGCGGCGGCTCGTTCATCCGGCGGAGCGATGGCGCCGGTGGGCGAGGCCTTCGCCGCGTGCCGACGGCAACATCCTGGTATCGGCCTTTACCACAGCGACGGCAGTCACCCCAGCGTCGCGGGCACGTACCTGGCGGCATGCATTTTCTACCGCGTGCTGTACAATGCAGATCCCAGAGGCCTTCCCGCAAAACTCAGTGCCGCGGGCAAGACCCTGGCGAACCTGGCCGAGCCCCAGGCCCAGGCCCTGCAGGCGCTGGCGTGGGAGATTGCAGGCGAGGCGCCGTCGCCGACGACGCAGGAAGCACCCGCCCCCAAGAGTTCCGCCGATAAATGA